The DNA region GACGCTTTCTGGCAGAAGATTTGTGCTGTAGTAAGTGGTTTTTGAACGCTTTGCGGCGAACAATTTTTCCGCTACCAGTTGCACGAAACCTTTTTGCCGCTGCTTTTCTAGTTTTAAGTTTTGGCATGAGTTTTTATTAATTCGACACAATCTATCATTATACCATGTCTTTACCTGTCCTGC from Chroogloeocystis siderophila 5.2 s.c.1 includes:
- the rpmI gene encoding 50S ribosomal protein L35, with amino-acid sequence MPKLKTRKAAAKRFRATGSGKIVRRKAFKNHLLQHKSSARKRRLSQMEVVNERDEQNVRFMLPYL